One genomic region from Bacillus rossius redtenbacheri isolate Brsri chromosome 6, Brsri_v3, whole genome shotgun sequence encodes:
- the LOC134532623 gene encoding beta-glucuronidase isoform X3 codes for MPVPASYNDVTQLKEVRDHVGLAWYDRSFFVPAAWRLPAVRVWLRFGSVHYTAHVWLNGQLVMTHEGGHLPFQRDVSSVLKHGASNLLTVAVDNTLLETSVPQGRLKELHTDNGTRIVQTYTFDFFNYAGIHRPVLLHTTPATYVDDVSVQTNLKDSLGVVEYNVTIGGTDPSEEMLCQVTLMDRDGKPVVNGTPGLQGRLEVNAPQLWWPRLMHLDPGYLYTLQVRLEAPHLGTTDVYRLPIGLRTLQWNSTAITINQRPLYMRGFGKHEDADIRGKGLDLVTAVKDYNLMEWIGGNTFRTSHYPYSEEVMEMADRRGFMVVDESPSVDTVGFSSVLLEKHKAVLSELVRRDRNHPSVVMWSVSNEARTHLPAAEAYFESVVQHVRQLDSTRPVTFATARGFWEDKAAQFMDVIGFNRYNAWYSNPGRTDTIRPNVVQEAEGWHRAFHKPVFMSEYGADTMPGLHLSPAYIWSEEYQVEVLSEHFRAFDELRGKGFFVGEMVWNFADFNTAQTYTRVGGNKKGVFTRARQPKAGAHHVRRRYLALAQELDLVTPPEDVRSYVLQPCNCSRTRDEL; via the exons TGGCTGAACGGACAGCTGGTGATGACGCACGAGGGTGGACACCTGCCCTTCCAGCGTGACGTCAGCTCTGTACTGAAGCACGGCGCCAGCAACCTGCTGACAGTCGCCGTCGACAACACTCTGCTGGAGACCTCCGTGCCACAGGGCCGCCTCAAGGAGCTGCACAC GGACAACGGCACACGCATCGTGCAGACGTACACCTTCGACTTCTTCAACTACGCGGGCATCCACCGACCTGTGCTGCTGCATACCACACCCGCCACTTACGTGGACGATGTGTCTGTGCAAACTAACCTGAAGGACAGCCTGG GTGTGGTGGAATACAACGTGACCATAGGCGGCACGGACCCATCGGAAGAAATGCTGTGCCAAGTAACACTAATGGACCGAGATGGAAAGCCAGTTGTTAATGGCACACCAGGGCTGCAGGGCCGACTGGAGGTCAATGCACCACAGCTGTGGTGGCCCCGCCTCATGCATCTGGACCCCGGGTACCTCTACACCCTCCAG GTGCGACTAGAGGCGCCTCATCTGGGCACCACGGATGTGTATCGACTACCCATCGGCTTGAGGACACTGCAGTGGAACAGCACTGCCATCACCATCAACCAGCGACCACTCTACATGCGCGGATTTGGAAAGCATGAGGATGCTGAC ATCCGCGGCAAGGGGCTGGACCTGGTGACTGCGGTGAAGGACTACAACCTGATGGAGTGGATTGGAGGCAACACATTCCGTACGTCGCACTACCCGTACAGCGAGGAGGTCATGGAGATGGCTGACCGGCGGGGCTTCATGGTCGTGGACGAGAGCCCTAGTGTGGACACCGT GGGCTTCTCGTCAGTCTTGCTGGAGAAGCACAAGGCCGTCCTGAGCGAGCTGGTTCGCCGCGACAGGAACCACCCCAGCGTGGTCATGTGGTCCGTCTCCAACGAGGCCCGGACCCACCTGCCGGCCGCCGAGGCCTACTTCGA GTCCGTGGTGCAGCACGTGCGACAGCTGGACTCGACACGGCCCGTCACCTTCGCCACCGCACGGGGCTTCTGGGAGGACAAGGCT GCCCAGTTCATGGACGTGATCGGCTTCAACCGCTACAACGCGTGGTACTCCAACCCCGGTCGCACCGACACCATCCGGCCCAACGTGGTGCAAGAGGCAGAGGGCTGGCACCGCGCCTTCCACAAGCCCGTCTTCATGAGCGAGTACGGCGCGGACACCATGCCGGGACTGCACCTG TCGCCGGCGTACATCTGGTCGGAGGAGTACCAAGTAGAGGTGCTGTCGGAACACTTCAGGGCGTTCGACGAGCTGCGCGGCAAGGGCTTCTTCGTGGGCGAGATGGTGTGGAACTTCGCGGACTTCAACACAGCGCAGA CCTACACGAGGGTCGGTGGCAACAAGAAGGGCGTCTTCACGCGCGCCCGGCAGCCCAAGGCCGGCGCGCACCACGTCAGGAGGCGCTACCTCGCCCTCGCCCAAGAGCTGGACCTAGTGACTCCGCCGGAGGACGTCCGCAGCTACGTCTTGCAGCCCTGCAACTGTAGCAGGACGAGGGACGAGTTGTAG